From Oryza brachyantha chromosome 9, ObraRS2, whole genome shotgun sequence, a single genomic window includes:
- the LOC102719231 gene encoding uncharacterized protein LOC102719231 — protein MAAAPAAAHLLSSPPSASPAHPSPLPPHARPRTRRAKAVGALSCRASLGPDGSLAALAPSVPRVEPRRRPYLREHSCLVFPPLRGRRPLAVVKFLGGAFIGAVPEVTYSHFLELLAREGFLVVSVPYNVTFDHEAAAREVFERFHGCYDALLSSGLPEAGLSALDIAELPLYSVGHSNGALLQLLVGSYFSEKIPKANAIVSFNNRPASEAVPYFEQIGPLFSQVMPMMKASPVYSAARNASGDAWKALFDLAEGFIQVYDQEAMVSLSKFVDQLPSVMNQVTEGVSEFKPTPPENREFCKNSYSVPNTLLVKFSIDAIDDTDIVEDVLKPRVDSIGGQIKKVILSGTHLTPCIQDVKWQIGSEYTPADALAQGLKSLALNETRVLSRTIADWFRSL, from the exons atggcggcggcgccggcggcggctcaccTCCTATCCTCCCCGCCCTCCGCCTCTCCAGCGcacccctctcccctccctcctcatGCCCGCCCCCGCACGCGCCGGGCCAAGGCTGTCGGAGCCCTCTCCTGCCGCGCTTCGCTGGGCCCCGACGGCTCCCTCGCCGCGCTTGCGCCCTCTGTACCCAGGGTGGAGCCCCGGAGGAGGCCGTACCTGCGGGAGCACTCCTGCCTCGTCTTCCCTCCGCTGCGAGGCCGGCGCCCGCTCGCAGTCGTCAAGTTCCTCGGGGGCGCCTTCATCGGCGCCGTCCCCGAGGTCACCTACAG CCATTTCCTGGAGCTCCTGGCGCGGGAGGGCTTCCTGGTGGTGTCCGTGCCGTACAACGTCACCTTCGAccacgaggcggcggcgcgggaggtCTTCGAGCGGTTCCACGGGTGCTACGACGCGCTGCTCTCGTCGGGCCTCCCGGAGGCCGGGCTGAGCGCGCTGGACATCGCGGAGCTCCCGCTCTACTCGGTCGGCCACAG CAACGGTGCGCTGCTTCAGCTGTTGGTGGGGAGCTACTTCTCAGAGAAGATACCAAAG GCTAATGCCATTGTCTCGTTCAACAATAGGCCGGCTTCAGAGGCTGTTCCATACTTTGAGCAG ATAGGCCCCCTTTTTAGTCAAGTAATGCCTATGATGAAGGCATCACCTGTTTACTCTGCAGCCAGAAATGCATCAG GAGATGCATGGAAGGCCCTATTTGATTTAGCTGAAGGCTTTATACAAGTGTATGATCAAGAAGCTATGGTATCCCTGAGCAAATTTGTCGACCAGTTACCATCAGTAATGAATCAG GTTACAGAAGGTGTATCTGAATTCAAACCAACACCACCTGAAAACCGTGAATTCTGCAAGAATTCCTACAGTGTGCCCAACACACTATTG GTGAAATTCAGCATTGATGCTATTGATGATACAGACATAGTCGAAGATGTCTTGAAGCCCCGGGTGGATTCAATTGGTGGACAAATAAAGAAAGTCATACTGTCAGGAACACATCTAACTCCATGCATACAG GATGTGAAATGGCAGATTGGTTCAGAGTACACACCAGCAGATGCTCTAGCCCAGGGTTTGAAATCATTGGCTCTCAATGAAACTAGGGTCCTCTCAAGAACTATTGCTGATTGGTTTAGATCTCTTTAA